Genomic segment of Roseofilum reptotaenium CS-1145:
TCTGATTGTGGGCAGTTCTCGCGCCCTGCAAGGGGTCGATCCGTTAGCCTTGCGCAAAGCTATAGGAGAGGGACAGCAGGGAGAGTTAAGCATTTATAATTTCGGCATTAATGGCGCAACGGTCCAAGTGGTGGATTTGTTAATCCGGGAAATTCTCACCTCCGATCAACTTCCCCGTCTCATTCTCTGGGCAGATGGAGTCCGAGCATTTAATAGTGGTCGTTCAGACCGTACCTATCAATCGATTATTGAATCTGAAGGGTATCAACTGCTCTTAGAGGGAGTACGCCCTAGTGTTCCCTTACTTTGGCCAGATGCCGAGCAGTGTTATGACATTCCGATACCTTTTGCCAGTTCAGAGCCATCGGTCTCATTAATTTCTAGTGTCCTGAGTTCTCCTTGTCTATTACCCCCAGTTTCCCAACGCCATCAAGCCTCGATCTGGGAAAAAGCATTAGCCACCATTCAGGCAAATCGCACGTTGAGTGATTTAACGCCTTTGGGGTTTTTACCGGTTGAGCAAGTTTTTAATCCCCAAACCTACTATACCCGGTATCCCCGCATCGCTGGACAGTTTGACGGGGACTATAGTGGATTCTATCTTCAGGGAGAACAGGCGATCGCCCTTTCCCAACTGCTCGCCTATACCCAAAGACGGCAGATTCCGTTAATATTTGTCAATCTTCCCCTAACTGGGGACTATCTCGATCCGGTACGTCTGGCTTATGAACAAGAGTTTCATCAGGAACTCAATGGGTGGGTCAATCATCAACGCTTAATGATGGTCAATCTGGTTAGCCCAGAATTAGAGAACCTCAAGAATCCCAAGTATTTTGCCGATCCGAGCCATATTAATCAATGGGGGGCGATCGCCGTTGCCCGTGAATTAGCCAAACATGCTAACATTCCTTGGCCAAAACCTAAATCTAGGATGGAGACTGCCAGGTAACTATGAATATGAAATCGAGTAGTCCAGTCTACTGGTTATTTGTATTTAGCCTCCTAGGGGCTGCTATCCTCTGGATATTGAGAGGAGTCGGTCTGTTGACGTTTATTCCTGGAGGAATTATTATTCTTCTGATCTGGACGGCGATCGCTGCCGGGATTCTCCAATTGAGCATTACCCGTTTCTAGAATCTTGTTACAAAACTTGATAATTTGAGGTCATTTACGCTATAATTCTCTATCGGCATAAATAAGCATATATTCCTAAACAAGATGAACACCTCTTCTACTGTTGCCTTAGCTACCCAAAAAAAATCTGCATCCACCTCCATTCAAGCTAAGGAATCCTGGAAAAGGATGCAAAATTTGTATCAAGCGGATCAACAAGTTAAGTACCTGCACTTAGAAGCTGAAGTGGAATGCCTATTGCAAAAAATTCAACTGATGGCTCAGAAATAAACCATCCCCCTAAATCACCACAGATTTCTGTCGACAGAACTTAAGCAATGCAAGCTTTTGCCTATTGCTAGAGTCCAAAGCGTTATACTTTCTCAGGTAGCCCAAAGCACTGTAAATCAACTGCTACCTGAGAAAAACCATGAGTTTATCATTACCCCATTTGATCCTAATAACGTGGAGTTCCCTATGGCGTAACCCCTTGAGATCGGGGTTAACTTTGGTGGGAGTATTCATGGGTGTCTTTGCCGTTGATGCCACGTTGAAAGTCGGTACAATCTCTAGAGCCATCATGGAAGAAGAGTTAGCCCAGCGAGAACCTCCACAGGTAGAAATTTGGAAATGGGGAATGACTTCAGAGGATGTGACGTTTCTGGAGAAACAGTTAACTGGAGTAGAGGCGATCGCGACTAAACAGTATATCAATTGGAGAAGTCAAGTTTTCTTTGAAGACAAACAAGCTGAGGCAGAAGTTGTCGCGGTATCCGAGCATTTGCTCGCCACAGCCGGGCGAAGAATCATTCAGGGACGAGCTTTTTCCTCCAGAGAGTTTACTGAATTTCGTTCCGTTGCCATTATTGATGAATTTATGGCACAGCAGCTCTTTAAAGATCGAGATCCCCTTCATCAACGCATATATATTCATGGTAGACCCTATATCATTATTGGTATAGTTGCGAATTTTCCAGCCGATGGAGAGCGACAAGGACTCGTATTAGTGCCTTCTACTCTCTATTATGCTCTGACCGGTTCTCGGATAATCCCTAATATCCTAATTCGTCCCCAAAACATAGAAGATCTTGAGGAGCTAGAACAGCAGATTAACACTTTAGTTGAGCAGAGATTTCCCCAACAACGGTTTTGGGTAGGGACGAATATAGATGAAATCTTGGAACAACAAACTACCTTAAAATTAGCATCCCAAGGATTAGCATTAGTGGGATTAATTGCTTTATTCGTGGGGGGGGTAGGTATCGCCAATATTAGCATTGCCTCGGTGATAGAAAGAACCGCCGAGATTGGGCTGCGTTTAGCGATCGGTGCAACAGAGCGGGATATTTTATGTCAATTTATTCTAGAAGCCACACTGCTGAGTTTAGTGGGTGGGGTAATGGCGATCATAACCGTTCACAGTTTAACCCTGATTGTTGCCGATCAATTTAACTTACCCTACCGCTTTGATCCCCAAGTCGCTGGATTTTCCCTTAGTGCAGCTCTAGTTGTCGGTATGGGAGCCGGTTTTTTCCCAGCTTGGCAAGCAAGTCAACTCGATCCTGTCAAAGCTCTACGAGCTTAATTGAGCTTTGACTTGACTTTAAACTAACAATCGATAACAATAGAAGATCGGAGTGCTTAATCAGATTGCTGAAAGACTCCTGGAAGCGGAACTGGCGGAATTGGTAGACGCGCTAGATTCAGGTTCTAGTGTCCGCAAGGACTTCGGGGTTCAAGTCCCCGGTTCCGCATAACCTTATAACCTAGAACCGTAAGACTTTCATCCCGCAGTTCTAACGGACACTAGAACTTTTCACATATATTTCACACAAAACCATTCTACCACTCCAAAAATGAGTATGAGGTAAATAGGTCATAGAAATAGAGAAAACTTATTCATGGAAGCATTGCCATAGACTTTCACTAATAACCCAATCACATGACCATCACATAAGCATTATTTATAGATAAGTAGAGAATCATAGGCTGTGGCGGGAAATACTATTTGATGTGTATAATTGGAGGACTTAGGCTAATTCGAGTCAACCAGTGTGCCCTTAGTTCAGTTGGTAGAACGCAGGTCTCCAAAACCTGATGCCGGGGGTTCAAGTCCTCCAGGGTGCGTTAAATAGGTCATAGGAATCAAATCATTCAGGGGAATTCCCGTAACAGAATTAGTTGATGCTAGCTAGATAAGGGAGCGATCGGGTTCACGTCTATTCATGCCTACTACTCCCCTATCAAAATTTAAGTTAAATTTTACTGGTAGGAACTAACGCCCCTACTATGTATCACCGTCAACTTCGTCGTTAGCCAGACTCCCAACAAATCGGTACACCGTCCTAGCGTTTGGAACCGGAATATCGATATCCTTCGACTCTCTCTCTAGAATGGCAATAATTTCTTTTACCTGAATGTATTTGCATACGGTGTATATTAACTCTATCCTACCTTCCCAGTACGCTCCAACAGCACGAAAAGTTCCTTGAAGGGATTTTCTCTCTCTATCTTCTGGTAATCCTTCGTAGACCCATCTCTGAATAGTGCGCCTACTTTTACCAAGCATTTCAGCTACTTCTTTAATCTTTTTCCTCTTTTCAACTGATGACTCTGAAATTGAGATGGAATTTATTAATTCCCTCTTTTTATCAACACTAACTTCTTCAATATTGTTGACATGATAATTTTTCGTCTTCATTATCTTGCTCCTATTTTTCTAGTTACAGTTTCAGGATGAATGCTAATAATTAAAAATCCGGATAAGACTCCACCGTTTGGCGCTATCGGTGAGTAGTGAAGAATTTACCTTAAAAATTTACCTTAAAATCCCCACCACTCACCTAAACTGACTAAACTAAGCAGTACGCACAAGACTTACACCGAGTGATAGCGGTATACGTCAACCGCCTGCTCTCAGTATTATCCAAGTACCTTGCCTGTAATTCATCCCAGAGGATAAGCACGGAATCAAACGTACTGCCCTGCGCTTTATGGGTAGTAAGTGCATAGGCGTATCCGATGTTATCAAACACCTCAGACTTTAATCTCCAGAAAGCTTGACGGTCTATTTTATCCTTAGAGGATTGCAGTTTCTTCAGAAGTTTTTGATACTCTCCTGTCATCTCCTCATCAATTACTCTTAAGCTGTGAAACCCGTAGGGCAAACTCCAGTATTTCCACTTGTATTTATCCAATCTTCCAAGAATATTAGTGTAGTCCGGCAATATTTCAGATGCCATTGCTTCTTTAAGAGTTGCCGGTTTCTCCAAAGTAAATTCATCGGAGTTATTCAGGATTTTAACCTTCCCAATATCTGCCGCACCCCTGTATACAGGAGATTTAGCAATCAACCTCTCTCCAACGTGATAAGGGCAATCATCAGCGTGCAACCCCCACAAGTAGAGCCTAAACTGCTCATTATAGTCCGCGCAAGTCTTGTTCTTATGAGCAAGAATTCTAAAGCTATTGGGGTCTTCTGAGAAGCGATTAGAAGCGGCTTTTAACGTTCGCTTTACTCCATCTCTACCTTGTAGCCAAATAAGAGTATCATCGCCAGAAAAATCAGCCCTATTAATCTTCCTGGGAGAAGAGTCCCGAAGTTCATAAGCCAATAATCCAACTTGTCCAGAATATCGCACTACTTCCGTCAATCTCCACGTATTATCCCCATTAATAAATTCCTCTAAATCATCTACTGGGGGCGACTTTTCATTAATGGGGGCTAACTGTGCGTTATCGCCTACGAAAAGGACTTTGCCTCCATATTTAATGAGTAAATCCTCTAAATTCTCTTGATTAATCATGGAGTATTCATCCACAATAATCACTTGATACTTGTCTAACTCCTTGGGATTAATTGTTAGAAATTCTTCCTCCATCTTCTGATTATTTTCTACAGGCTGCTTACCCAGCGTCTGAGCAATCGTTAGAAACTGATACTCAATTAAAGAGTTATTGTTTGCTGACTCGAAATTACCTTTAAGAACTTTTAACGCCTTGTTCGTGGGTGAGCAGAGAAGAATCTTCAATGGGGCTTCAACTGGCAGCCCTTGAATACAGCGCGATATCGTGTAAGTTTTTCCAGTGCCAGCGTATCCTACCAATCGCTTCAATAAGCTATCTGGTGTAGTCGATAGAATCCAATTCTGAATCTCCGTATAAGCGATAGATTGTTCGTAAGTAAAATTAGATAATTCCGACTGGTTTTGGTACTCCCCTTTTCTAGTCCTTAATTCGTTAATCTCTTTTACGCAACGGCTAGTAATTCTTTCAATTAACTCCGTTAATTCCAACGTAAATTCAGCGCCTACTGATGATGCAATTTTCATCTGAGTTACCCCTGTCTTGTAATCTATGATGTCTTCTTCCGAGTAATAATCCTTGGTGATAAACGCTAAGTAAGATTCAAAAATAGAGCATCGATTAACGTTCCTAATCAGTACCCTATTGTTTGTCATCTCTATGATGTATCCTTCAACAAAAAGGTCATCGAAGTCATTCGCTACAACGTAATCACCAATCTTGAATGCCTCTATTTTCATTGCTCTCTCTTTTTCCAGACCACGTTGTTTTTCACCATGGCTTGAATATAACCCTCGTTAAACATGACTCTTTTGATGTCAGAGGCTTTGGGCTTTTCCAGTAATTCATCTTGCCTGCTTATTAGAAGATGATTGAATTGTCGTACCTTGATGTAAGGCAATTTATCTACACCCTCATCCCCTAATAAGCTCTTGATAACCTCAGATAAAGGGTTGAAGATTTCTAGCGAGTTGTTTCGTTCATTTTCAAACGCCTCTATTATTTGCTTCGGCTTATCGTAGTCAAGTATTTTTAGCATTGCATAAATTCCTCTAAACTGTTGTACCCTAGCCTTCTCTATCTTAGGCTTAGTACCTGCGAAGGCTTGCCTGTATTTCAAGAATTCCAGGCATAAGGTTTTGTCGTCCCAAAACTTCTCAAATTGATATCCCCAAGATTCTTCAGACCCTTCTAAAGATAAGGGGATGAAATCATCATCTTTGCATTTTTGACAGTAGACAGTTAGTAATCGACGCTTCACTTCTGGGTCGTCGTTTACCCAAACAGAAGAGTATGCTTTGAGTCCGAAACAGGGATAACTAATATTGCCTCCATCAGGGTGTGCGACAGTGATAATATCGGTCGTTCTGGTATTTCCTCCCAGCCATACAGCGCGATTGTATTCATCCTTGAAAAAACTACTATCCATGTTGTCAATTAATAGAGCAAAATTCACCCTCTCTCCCCATTCTTTAGGGTTAACGTCTTTATCGGTATTGTGAAATCGTTTGGTTACAATTTCATTCCTTAAAGACTTTGGCGATGACTGTTCGTTAGTCATATTTTCTAATCCTCTAACAACTTTTAGCCCTCTTAAGCTGTCTGTTTTGCCTGTACCAGGTAATCCATTAAATGTTTTTATTGGCGCAACTTTTATGAGTGGATGGGGTAGTAGGCTGTAGGCGGTAACGATGGGTTTCACGATGTCATCATCCGTATATCGTGTCACCCTGTTCCATAAAGTTTTAACGTTGTCCACAAAGCTTAATTCGTCGTTCCAAACTTTATCGTCTGGATTCTCATCATCAAATGCTTCAACCAATAATTTGTAGTCCATTGCGGCACACCTTGTAGAGAGAAGATAGAAAAAGTCAACTGGTTTTTACTTCCAGTTGACTTTAATGATTAGAGTGATTAAGAAGAGAAGAAAAAGAGGGATTACGACAGCAGAACCTTGATAACTTCCCAGGGTTCTACACCTAATGACCTAGCCTTTTCAAAGATACTGGTCTTTAGGTCACCGTCAAGGCATTCGTTG
This window contains:
- a CDS encoding ABC transporter permease; this translates as MSLSLPHLILITWSSLWRNPLRSGLTLVGVFMGVFAVDATLKVGTISRAIMEEELAQREPPQVEIWKWGMTSEDVTFLEKQLTGVEAIATKQYINWRSQVFFEDKQAEAEVVAVSEHLLATAGRRIIQGRAFSSREFTEFRSVAIIDEFMAQQLFKDRDPLHQRIYIHGRPYIIIGIVANFPADGERQGLVLVPSTLYYALTGSRIIPNILIRPQNIEDLEELEQQINTLVEQRFPQQRFWVGTNIDEILEQQTTLKLASQGLALVGLIALFVGGVGIANISIASVIERTAEIGLRLAIGATERDILCQFILEATLLSLVGGVMAIITVHSLTLIVADQFNLPYRFDPQVAGFSLSAALVVGMGAGFFPAWQASQLDPVKALRA
- a CDS encoding helix-turn-helix domain-containing protein produces the protein MKTKNYHVNNIEEVSVDKKRELINSISISESSVEKRKKIKEVAEMLGKSRRTIQRWVYEGLPEDRERKSLQGTFRAVGAYWEGRIELIYTVCKYIQVKEIIAILERESKDIDIPVPNARTVYRFVGSLANDEVDGDT
- a CDS encoding ATP-dependent DNA helicase yields the protein MKIEAFKIGDYVVANDFDDLFVEGYIIEMTNNRVLIRNVNRCSIFESYLAFITKDYYSEEDIIDYKTGVTQMKIASSVGAEFTLELTELIERITSRCVKEINELRTRKGEYQNQSELSNFTYEQSIAYTEIQNWILSTTPDSLLKRLVGYAGTGKTYTISRCIQGLPVEAPLKILLCSPTNKALKVLKGNFESANNNSLIEYQFLTIAQTLGKQPVENNQKMEEEFLTINPKELDKYQVIIVDEYSMINQENLEDLLIKYGGKVLFVGDNAQLAPINEKSPPVDDLEEFINGDNTWRLTEVVRYSGQVGLLAYELRDSSPRKINRADFSGDDTLIWLQGRDGVKRTLKAASNRFSEDPNSFRILAHKNKTCADYNEQFRLYLWGLHADDCPYHVGERLIAKSPVYRGAADIGKVKILNNSDEFTLEKPATLKEAMASEILPDYTNILGRLDKYKWKYWSLPYGFHSLRVIDEEMTGEYQKLLKKLQSSKDKIDRQAFWRLKSEVFDNIGYAYALTTHKAQGSTFDSVLILWDELQARYLDNTESRRLTYTAITRCKSCAYCLV